The Anoplolepis gracilipes chromosome 17, ASM4749672v1, whole genome shotgun sequence genome window below encodes:
- the Akirin gene encoding akirin-2, with the protein MACATLKRSLEFDPVHSHGRPSKRRRCIPMSCVSPGTSASSPRSGPLPQKSSPFGEIASKLTPEKMAANIREEIRRLQRRKQLHFHPQTNGGDSSDMEGPSSPSGSSSTPFSHSSSGKEKPLFTFRQVGLICERMLKEQETQIREEYDQILHLKLSEQYDAFVKFTYDQIQKRFESAAAPSYLS; encoded by the exons ATGGCGTGCGCCACGCTCAAGAGGTCCTTGGAGTTCGACCCGGTGCACAGCCACGGCCGGCCCAGCAAACGACGAAGATGCATTCCAATGTCGTGCGTCTCGCCCGGCACATCCGCATCGTCGCCACGCAGCGGACCGCTACCGCAGAAATCGTCGCCGTTCGGCGAGATAGCCAGCAAATTGACGCCTG AAAAAATGGCTGCCAACATCAGAGAAGAAATTCGCAGATTGCAACGGCGTAAGCAATTACACTTTCATCCTCAGACCAATGGTGGCGATTCATCAGACATGGAAGGACCTTCCAGTCCTTCTGGCTCTTCTTCGACTCCTTTTAGTCATAGCTCTAGTGGAAAGGAAAAACCCCTATTCACATTTAGACAG GTTGGCTTGATCTGTGAGCGAATGCTCAAGGAACAAGAAACGCAAATCCGAGAAGAATACGATCAGATCTTACATTTAAAACTGTCCGAACAGTACGACGCTTTTGTTAAATTCACATACGATCAGATACAAAAGAGATTCGAGTCTGCGGCTGCACCGAGTT atcTATCATAA
- the LOC140675089 gene encoding uncharacterized protein, whose translation MEQSDTVQMQILQVEEIPADINVQTIQIANEDVKAVTSTLEGDQDSPKDSRPPFEPMLVADDNINVEVTTEDYLDAGQIDASVKNVDNDAGYNNQESEFNQPETKYTSKQEQITIHEHIKDQMIDSSNELKDLCTEEDQSQNVITESKVDQVVESKQEAIHILETDCNVVEDANQSDNIDKQCLTLDESRLNEHSGGQIHEVKETNREIHDNDSNQNSSIVTDAELTKLVQEEAEVVVVVETIESTTTDAAADNFIVTLDEKDVNKECNQETVVTLQEKEITKSKHGNNEIDLIDYNQENDDTIIEVTEVIDPVTEEYKQQDNKDCMENECHIESVKLTDEKIAIDKDINDENIQLEAIDEEPLLSSSNKEEDITIIIDEKIIITEDVDSEITTDQSQIENAHEDTEDTTDHKQDDTPIREISVVKSPMKKRSVIQDIFDDWGVENADEDAQSTSKVHDTVEIELKSLLDEAKTDHIVTNETLQDKTSSTNKECDKDEIHNVVDTSEKSIKHSTEQTQNQKKNKAINQDAVPLNRNEKSSPALAAGKSSKSVETRALNKSHIATSLPKNRARHLISQIASPAEVTEVLKERFREKQKTVVDTPRGPDIFFVKKLTQRLSNKLAGSSVNPVPGLIPLTTPSSPPSISSQSTVDNCDKKIANTTAETSKDGNSDNKELLAILEGDVDPDWSILKPPTLTEEGKTLPNVESQSDHSSPPKLDPLVERELALKQLLELPVTSSKKISPRKKKTFRAAPGKISKDVEMPLVVQEEKELANVDSVSENAQPNTKSVEVNLCSPQKSSQKDHEIEKVVAREESRSGRKRKPTEKAREHEQNTIKRQKVYRGKVSLSKKQTQKNISDENTTIENHVASDALTDDVNVNNEKPVAKEVASKQVEDKIDPISNKIESSRPKPSLPKKDSQPIVKRKIAVKRLLRQKMPANEKSVRLKDKLTPSPKKSPPKTVSKSQKRPAESASGDAKPKKKIINEIDRLLQDEGVVNLLYDVEQPDKKRLVPITKSRAKVMDLQKVQRELKIRKKLVRNAVLRLRTSTAAGVTKVSSRSKRGSIHPTDIQVDKKGEQITSPKTAASPTEFILPAKIRNAADASIIIRRHSSSSFSSASGSPRVSVDAPEKPMEAAKTDDVAVHSLRSAKKRRESQDEKIINAKKSKKKTVQKSDTESVAGVTTAPISTTTTTTTTTSNAVHNVAEKIAVPVRPNKKSEIKKIDKTGKQQENVHAFEDNVSSKVTTRSSNGAVTGKITAKSRRAVKSKVTFVRTSDPDNAENSSKEEDELSACLAEAATALSIVNAGGRSGNVTTTRKSKVNASKTDLDSNKTKVETQGQFSNKEINVRRHGNLVQLILTPSSTTKIRNALTLQVMQEFREALSILKRDDECRVVLFTSTGTSFCEGLDLSALLHTSKEERRSVAQELAHAVKEFIKSLATFNKPIVAGVQGAAIGLGVTMLPLFDLVIASDKATFCTPYGKLGQIAEGAAVFTLSHILGSAITSELLLGGRTLTASEALRAGLVTRVLWPDRFQVELLPSLRAMSDQSSQSMEATKALLRHSLRKKLDAALESETYLLIQHWCSVECQTAVKAYIEGKIQ comes from the exons ATGGAACAATCAGACACAGTGCAGATGCAAATTCTTCAAGTGGAAGAGATACCAGCAGATATTAATGTGCAAACGATTCAAATTGCTAATGAAGATGTGAAAGCCGTTACTTCTACTCTAGAAGGTGACCAAGATTCACCAAAGGATTCCAGGCCACCGTTTGAACCTATGTTAGTAGCAGATGATAATATCAATGTAGAAGTCACAACGGAAGATTACCTAGATGCAGGCCAGATTGATGCATCCGTTAAAAATGTTGATAACGATGCCGGGTATAATAACCAGGAATCTGAGTTCAACCAACCTGAAACGAAATATACATCAAAACAGGAACAGATTACAATCCATGAACATATAAAAGATCAGATGATAGATTCGAGTAATGAATTGAAAGATTTGTGCACTGAGGAAGACCAAAGTCAAAATGTGATAACTGAGTCTAAAGTAGATCAAGTAGTAGAATCAAAGCAGGAAGCAATACATATTCTAGAAACTGACTGTAATGTAGTAGAAGATGCAAATCAATCTGATAATATAGATAAACAGTGTTTAACATTAGATGAATCTAGACTTAACGAACATTCTGGAGGCCAGATTCATGAAGTTAAAGAAACAAACAGAGAAATACATGATAATGACAGTAACCAAAATAGCTCGATAGTAACTGATGCTGAATTGACTAAATTAGTACAAGAAGAGGCAGAGGTAGTTGTAGTAGTGGAAACAATAGAATCAACAACAACAGATGCGGCAGCAGACAATTTTATTGTCACTCTAGACGAAAAAGACGTTAATAAAGAGTGTAATCAGGAAACTGTAGTTACTCTacaggaaaaagaaattacaaaatcCAAGCATGGGAACAATGAGATCGATCTAATTGATTATAACCAAGAAAATGATGATACTATAATAGAAGTAACAGAAGTTATAGATCCAGTCACAGAAGAGTACAAGCAGCAGGATAACAAAGATTGCATGGAGAATGAATGTCATATAGAATCTGTAAAATTAACCgatgaaaaaattgcaattgacaaagatataaatgacgaaaatattcaattagaaGCGATTGATGAAGAACCTCTGCTCAGTTCTAGTAATAAAGAAGAGGATATCactattattatagatgaaaAAATCATAATCACAGAGGATGTTGATTCAGAAATTACAACAGATCAATCACAAATTGAAAACGCTCATGAGGATACTGAAGATACTACTGACCATAAACAAGATGATACACCTATCCGCGAAATTTCCGTAGTGAAGTCACCAATGAAAAAGAGGAGTGttattcaagatatttttgaCGATTGGGGTGTCGAGAATGCAGACGAAGATGCGCAATCGACTTCGAAAGTGCATGATACTGTAGAGATCGAATTGAAAAGTCTATTAGATGAAGCGAAAACAGATCATATTGTTACAAATGAGACTCTTCAAGATAAAACTTCCTCCACAAATAAAGAATGTGATAAAGATGAGATACATAATGTCGTAGATACAAGCGAGAAGAGTATCAAGCATTCAACTGAACAAACGcaaaatcaaaagaaaaataaagcgaTCAATCAAGATGCAGTGCCATTAAATAGAAACGAGAAGAGTTCTCCGGCATTAGCGGCGGGCAAATCTTCTAAAAGTGTAGAAACACGTGCACTTAACAAATCGCACATTGCCACATCGCTTCCTAAGAATCGAGCGCGGCATTTAATCAGTCAGATAGCATCGCCGGCGGAAGTGACGGAGGTACTGAAGGAGCGTTTTCGCGAGAAGCAAAAGACGGTCGTAGACACGCCACGTGGACCGGACATATTCTTCGTGAAGAAATTAACACAAAGACTGTCCAACAAATTGGCGGGTAGCTCGGTGAATCCAGTACCGGGGCTTATACCTCTAACTACCCCTTCTTCTCCCCCTTCTATATCTTCACAATCGACGGTAGATAACTGTGATAAGAAGATAGCAAATACGACAGCGGAAACGAGCAAGGATGGTAATTCCGACAACAAGGAACTATTGGCAATCTTGGAAGGCGATGTTGATCCCGATTGGTCCATCTTGAAGCCTCCAACTCTCACGGAGGAAGGCAAAACACTGCCAAACGTGGAATCACAATCGGATCATAGCTCACCGCCGAAACTCGATCCATTAGTCGAACGGGAATTGGCGCTGAAACAACTCCTCGAGTTGCCTGTAACGTCATCCAAAAAGATTTCACCACGGAAGAAGAAAACTTTCCGAGCAGCACCCGGCAAAATTTCTAAGGATGTAGAAATGCCACTCGTCGTACAGGAAGAGAAGGAACTTGCCAATGTGGATTCGGTAAGCGAGAATGCACAACCAAATACCAAATCTGTCGAGGTAAACCTGTGTTCTCCGCAAAAGAGCAGTCAAAAAGATCACGAAATTGAAAAAGTAGTTGCACGAGAAGAATCGAGATCGGGTAGGAAGCGCAAACCTACCGAAAAAGCGAGAGAACACGAGCAGAACACGATAAAACGGCAGAAAGTGTACAGGGGTAAAGTTTCGTTAAGTAAGAAACAAacgcagaaaaatatttccgaTGAGAACACGACAATCGAGAATCACGTGGCGAGCGACGCGTTGACGGAtgatgtaaatgtaaataatgagAAACCCGTCGCGAAAGAAGTAGCAAGTAAACAGGTCGAGGATAAAATAGATCcgatttcaaataaaattgaaagttcTCGGCCGAAACCGAGTCTTCCTAAGAAAGACTCGCAACCTATCGTGAAAAGGAAGATAGCGGTCAAGAGATTGCTACGCCAGAAGATGCCGGCTAATGAAAAGTCCGTTCggttaaaagataaattgacTCCTTCGCCAAAGAAGTCTCCCCCAAAGACTGTCTCAAAGTCGCAAAAGCGACCGGCCGAGAGTGCTTCCGGCGACGCGAAACccaagaagaaaattataaacgaGATAGACAGATTACTTCAAGATGAGGGCGTCGTTAATTTACTGTACGATGTAGAACAGCCGGATAAAAAGCGTCTAGTTCCCATTACAAAGTCGCGCGCAAAGGTCATGGACCTGCAGAAGGTGCAGCGCGAGCTCAAAATCAGAAAGAAATTGGTACGCAACGCCGTATTGCGATTACGCACGTCGACGGCCGCTGGTGTGACGAAAGTGTCATCGAGATCGAAGAGAGGGTCGATTCATCCGACTGATATTCAAGTGGACAAAAAGGGAGAACAGATCACATCGCCGAAAACCGCTGCCTCACCTACGGAATTCATACTTCCAGCAAAGATTAGAAACGCGGCCGATGCGTCCATCATTATCAGAAGGCACTCGTCCAGTTCCTTTTCCAGCGCGTCCGGAAGTCCTAGAGTTAGCGTTGACGCACCAGAGAAACCGATGGAAGCCGCCAAGACGGACGATGTAGCAGTTCACTCCTTGAGATCTGCCAAGAAGAGACGAGAGTCGCAAgacgagaaaattattaacgcCAAGAAAAGTAAGAAGAAAACAGTACAAAAGTCTGATACAGAGTCTGTTGCTGGTGTTACCACTGCTCCCATTAGTACTACTACTACAACTACCACGACTACTAGTAATGCTGTTCATAATGTGGCTGAGAAAATCGCTGTCCCTGTGCGTCCCAATAAGAAGTCGGAAATTAAAAAGATCGACAAGACTGGTAAACAACAGGAAAATGTCCACGCGTTTGAAGACAATGTTTCGAGTAAAGTTACGACCAGATCGTCTAATGGCGCAGTAACGGGGAAAATAACGGCAAAGAGCAGGCGTGCCGTGAAAAGCAAAGTGACTTTTGTCAGGACAAGTGATCCGGATAATGCTGAAAACTCTTCTAAAGAGGAGGATGAATTATCCGCTTGTCTTGCTGAAGCGGCTACCGCTCTTTCGATTGTCAATGCTGGCGGTCGATCTGGAAATGTTACGACTACACGAAAAAGCAaag TAAATGCAAGTAAAACAGATTTGGATAGTAACAAAACAAAAGTGGAAACACAAGGTCAATTCagcaataaagaaataaacgtGCGTCGACACGGTAATCTCGTACAATTAATACTTACGCCATCTTCTACGACGAAAATCAGAAATGCTCTTACATTGCAG GTGATGCAAGAATTCAGAGAAGCTCTAtcgatattaaaaagagaCGACGAATGCAGGGTAGTACTGTTCACTTCTACAGGTACAAGTTTCTGCGAAGGTCTCGATCTTTCGGCATTATTGCATACAAGTAAGGAGGAACGACGATCTGTCGCTCAAGAATTGGCACACGCTGTcaa ggAATTTATCAAAAGTCTGGCTACTTTTAATAAACCTATAGTGGCTGGTGTACAAGGCGCTGCTATTGGACTTGGAGTGACAATGTTACCTCTCTTCGATCTTGTAATTGCTAGCGACAAAGCGACATTTTGTACTCCTTATGGAAAATTAGGGCAAATCGCTGAAGGAGCTGCAGTCTTTACTCTTTCACACATACTGGGCAGTGCAATT ACGAGTGAGCTTCTTTTGGGTGGAAGGACCTTAACGGCGAGCGAAGCGCTAAGAGCTGGTCTTGTTACTCGAGTTTTATGGCCTGATCGGTTTCAAGTAGAATTATTACCGTCATTGCGAGCTATGAGTGATCAATCATCACAG TCTATGGAAGCAACAAAGGCTCTATTACGTCACAGCCTACGGAAAAAGTTGGACGCCGCGCTTGAATCagaaacatatttattgattcAGCATTGGTGCTCTGTGGAGTGCCAGACTGCTGTAAAAGCTTACATTGAaggaaaaatacaataa
- the LOC140675102 gene encoding uncharacterized protein, translating to MAMLTMPCTYEFSKGNGTGVAEALGNWGFSNKVCNSGQELRRLKCLFAEMDSLRRKRKSAMCVKYDPRYDPDAWYVKPSPNECKPAWTFPANRPFITHSSTVTIMKVSNLHELGSDLEYIIPGHSYMQQGTDKWYRRGSNCCYQPSCLTPQCPARSCYNLIC from the exons ATGGCAATGTTAACGATGCCGTGTACGTATGAATTTTCCAAAGGTAATGGCACTGGTGTGGCAGAAGCGCTTGGAAATTGGGGCTTCTCTAATAAAGTGTGCAACAGCGGTCAAGAGCTGCGACGTTTAAAGTGTCTCTTTGCGGAAATGGATTCTTT acgtagaaaaagaaaatcagcGATGTGCGTTAAATATGATCCCAGATACGATCCCGACGCGTGGTACGTTAAACCTAGCCCTAATGAATGTAAACCTGCGTGGACATTTCCTGCAAATAGGCCTTTTATTACTCATTCTTCGACTGTCACAATTATGAAGGTCTCTAATTTACATGAGCTTGGATCAGATTTAGAGTATATTATACCTGGTCACAGCTATATGCAACAAGGC ACGGATAAATGGTATCGTCGAGGTTCAAACTGCTGCTATCAACCGAGTTGTTTAACTCCACAATGTCCTGCACGATCTTGTTATAACTTGATTtgttaa
- the Arr2 gene encoding arrestin homolog, with amino-acid sequence MKIYSWYWRRVTSGRETNFSAKSLVRLEKSKELLQMLPLLFLAFVVAIKVFKKTTPNGKVTVYLSKRDFIDHLDHIDPIDGVIVVENDYLQGRKIFGQVTTTYRYGREEDEVMGVKFSKELVLCRDQIVPSKKEKQETTTIQDRLLKRLGSNAYPFKFQFPQLAPCSVTLQPGEDDQGKPLGVEYVVKVFVGDNEEEKGHKRSSVSLAIKKLQYAPPTRGRRLPSSLVFKGFTFSQGKLNLEVTLDREIYYHGEKVAANVTVTNNSRKAVKNIKLYVVQHCEVTMVNAQFSRHVASLETREGCPITPGASFTKQFYLVPLASSNKDRRGIALDGHLKDDDVNLASSTLIAEGKCPTEALGIVISYSVRVKLNCGTLGGELVTDVPFKLMHPAPGTIEREKAMLKKSKSIERTRYENSCYANDDDDNIVFEDFARLRLNEPE; translated from the exons ATGAAGATCTACTCTTGGTATTGGAGACGTGTCACTTCTGGGCGGGAAACAAATTTCTCTGCTAAATCACTCGTTCGTTTAGAAAAAAGTAAGGAACTACTCCAGATGCTTCCTCTATTGTTTTTGGCCTTCGTTGTAGCCATTAAGGTATTCAAGAAGACAACTCCTAATG gCAAAGTTACCGTATATCTGAGCAAGAGAGACTTCATCGACCATCTAGATCACATTGATCCCATCGACGGTGTTATCGTCGTAGAAAATGACTACCTTCAAGGTCGTAAAATTTTTGGTCAG gtCACGACAACCTACCGATATGGCCGCGAAGAGGACGAAGTTATGGGAGTCAAGTTCAGCAAAGAACTGGTGTTGTGTCGCGATCAGATAGTACCGTCGAAGAAAGAAAAGCAGGAGACCACAACAATTCAGGATCGTTTATTGAAACGTTTGGGTTCGAATGCATATCCGTTCAAGTTCCAATTTCCGCAGCTGGCTCCGTGCTCGGTCACCCTTCAACCCGGCGAGGATGATCAAGGAAAACCCTTGGGAGTTGAATATGTTGTAAAAGTATTCGTTGGAGACAACGAAGAGGAGAAG GGACACAAAAGGTCGTCCGTATCATTAGCTATCAAGAAACTACAATACGCTCCGCCGACGCGAGGTCGCCGACTTCCTAGCTCTTTGGTATTCAAGGGATTCACCTTCTCCCAGGGTAAACTGAATTTAGAAGTCACACTGGACAGAGAAATTTATTACCATGGCGAGAAAGTTGCGGCGAACGTCACAGTTACAAATAATTCCCGAAAAGCGGTGAAAAACATCAAg TTATACGTGGTTCAACATTGCGAAGTGACTATGGTAAACGCTCAATTTTCACGGCACGTAGCTAGCTTGGAGACTCGCGAAGGTTGTCCGATTACACCGGGTGCATCCTTTACGAAACAGTTCTATCTTGTGCCTTTGGCCAGCAGCAACAAGGACCGTCGTGGCATCGCTCTCGACGGACATCTCAAA GATGACGACGTAAATCTGGCATCCTCGACTTTAATCGCCGAAGGTAAGTGCCCGACTGAAGCCTTGGGTATCGTAATTTCTTATTCTGTCCGAGTCAAGCTGAACTGCGGTACTCTGGGTGGCGAGCTGGTTACTGATGTACCATTCAAACTGATGCATCCGGCTCCTG GCACtattgaaagagaaaaggcGATGCTAAAGAAGAGCAAGAGCATCGAGAGAACACGATACGAGAACTCTTGCTATGCCaacgatgatgatgataatatcGTATTTGAAGACTTTGCTCGTTTACGCTTAAACGAAccagaataa
- the Tfiiealpha gene encoding general transcription factor IIE subunit 1, giving the protein MSGEERLVTEVPSSLKQLARLVVRGFYTIEDALIVDMLVRNPCMKEDDICELLKFERKMLRARISTLRNDKFIQVRLKMETGSDGKAQKVNYYFINYKTFVNVVKYKLDLMRKRMETEERDATSRASFKCPSCLKTFTDLEADQLFDMRTGEFRCTYCREIVEEDQSALPKKDSRLLLAKFNEQLEPLYILLREVEGIKLAPEILEPEPVDINIIRGIDTRKPSSLRAPSEQWSGEATRMSGFIVEETRVDVTIGDESPEDNAANHRKERPIWMMESTVINSDGSQPDSVNTQESILDKAAATATNTTTTNNKQGDDIMSVLLAHEKKGGTNSTASIKAALPQESSDSSDNEEDVEMQTVDTGEVEMMDSEDDELVPTVSVGGKTVAITDVNDTLIAEMTSIEKEAYIQTYQEYYSHMYD; this is encoded by the exons atgaGTGGTGAAGAAAGATTGGTGACTGAGGTGCCTAGTAGTTTGAAACAATTGGCTCGGCTTGTTGTACGTGGATTTTACACAATAGAAGATGCTTTAATTGTGGATATGCTGGTTAGGAATCCAT GTATGAAAGAAGATGACATCTGTGAATTGCTAAAGTTTGAACGCAAAATGTTGAGAGCCAGGATATCTACGTTacgaaatgataaatttattcaagtaAGATTAAAAATGGAAACAGGATCGGATGGAAAAGCACAGAAAGTTaactattatttcattaattacaaa acATTTGTAAATGTAGTAAAGTATAAACTTGACTTAATGAGGAAAAGAATGGAAACTGAAGAGAGAGATGCAACCAGTAGGGCTAGCTTTAAATGTCCAAGttgtttaaaaacatttacagATCTTGAA GCGGATCAACTTTTCGACATGAGAACTGGTGAATTTAGATGTACATATTGTCGGGAAATAGTGGAAGAAGATCAATCTGCTCTTCCAAAGAAAGATTCCAGATTATTATTAGCAAAGTTCAATGAACAATTGGAACCATTGTATATACTATTGAGGGAAGTAGAAGGAATCAAATTGGCACCTGAGATATTGGAACCAGAGCCTGttgacattaatattattcgagG TATCGACACGAGAAAACCAAGTAGTCTTAGGGCACCTAGTGAACAATGGTCGGGTGAAGCTACTAGAATGTCAGGTTTTATAGTGGAAGAGACTAGAGTGGATGTTACTATTGGAGATGAATCTCCAGAAGATAATGCGGCGAATCACAGGAAGGAAAGACCTATATGGATGATGGAAAGCACAGTTATCAATTCTGATGGTTCACAg CCTGATAGCGTGAATACGCAAGAAAGTATCTTGGACAAAGCTGCAGCTACTGCCACAAACACAACTACGACAAATAATAAACAGGGCGATGATATCATGTCGGTATTGTTGGCTCATGAGAAAAAAGGTGGCACTAATTCCACAGCATCCATTAAAGCAGCGCTTCCACAGGAATCCAGTGACAGTAGCGATAATGAAGAAGATGTGGAAATGCAAACTGTTGATACtg gtGAAGTAGAGATGATGGATTCCGAGGACGATGAGCTTGTACCAACCGTTAGTGTTGGTGGTAAAACTGTCGCTATCACTGATGTTAATGATACTCTAATCGCAGAAATGACATCAATAGAGAAGGAAGCTTACATTCAGACGTATCAGGAATATTATTCACATATGTATGATTAA
- the LOC140675099 gene encoding uncharacterized protein: MLVKIYLLISMIGASVGVYTTISSKANNVTFKYMKGIEGESDLHHCKPYEVCNVIHDRFWMSGLIERLCQCPDGRECPWKWTKTIDNSAISLNNKSILKFCTQIVELEICAHRQEAVIVYGESDTSNNYIIPYNVTINCICPQTHYWKLQKYTYEEHDLIQVFKCVKKRMCETLEFCGYIRSDLYSTYYRCTCPEKHLCIFKDKTLVNIQELLYSGPAYMAYCLRL; this comes from the exons ATGTTGGTGAAAATTTATCTGCTTATTTCTATGATAGGCGCAAGTGTCGGTGTATATACGACAATCAGCAGTAAGGCTAACAATGTTACATTCAAGTATATGAAGGGA ATTGAAGGAGAAAGCGATTTACATCACTGTAAACCTTACGAGGTATGCAATGTAATTCACGACCGATTTTGGATGTCTGGCTTGATAGAGAGACTTTGTCAATGTCCTGATGGAAGAGAATGTCCGTGGAAATGGACGAAAACCATTGATAATTCAGCCATATCActcaataataaatcaattctaaag TTTTGCACGCAAATAGTGGAACTAGAAATTTGCGCGCATAGACAAGAGGCAGTGATAGTGTATGGAGAAAGTGATACTAGTAACAACTATATAATACCGTataatgtaacaataaattgCATATGTCCGCAAACACATTACTGGAAGCTACAAAAATACACCTACGAAGAGCATGATCTTATTCAAGTATTCAAATGTGTCAAg AAAAGAATGTGTGAGACTTTGGAGTTTTGCGGCTACATACGATCTGATCTATATTCGACGTATTATAGATGCACATGCCCAGAAAAACATTTATGCATTTTCAAGGATAAGACACTAGTAAATATACAGGAATTGCTCTATTCTGGGCCAGCTTACATGGCTTACTGTCTTCGTTTGTAA